In Euphorbia lathyris chromosome 9, ddEupLath1.1, whole genome shotgun sequence, the following are encoded in one genomic region:
- the LOC136206519 gene encoding protein PHLOEM PROTEIN 2-LIKE A9-like encodes MANKAHHSSSGQIQKLKDPMRWVLKPNALNIVWGNDNRYWKINEEGPAELVQVCWLEVTGSTNENLTKGKNYEINFVVEMKDEGFGWNGCPIFIMAKIGKKGKYKWDKVNFSDLPKNVKTQIPISNGGFVFKVPQDLGSDDTVLHFGLYEVWTGRWKGGFLIHEAQVKELPY; translated from the exons ATGGCAAACAAAGCTCATCACTCTTCCTCTGGCCAAATCCAAAAACTTAAG gatcCTATGAGATGGGTACTTAAACCGAATGCACTTAACATTGTATGGGGTAATGACAATCGTTATTGGAAGATCAATGA GGAAGGGCCAGCAGAATTGGTACAAGTATGTTGGCTAGAAGTAACAGGATCAACAAATGAAAACCTAACAAAAGGGAAGAATTATGAAATAAACTTTGTGGTAGAGATGAAAGATGAAGGTTTTGGATGGAATGGTTGCCCTATTTTTATCATGGCTAAGATTGGTAAGAAAGGTAAATATAAATGGGATAAGGTCAATTTTTCTGATTTGCCTAAAAATGTTAAGACCCAAATTCCAATTTCAAATGGAGGTTTTGTGTTCAAAGTTCCACAAGATTTGGGTAGTGATGACACTGTTCTTCATTTTGGGTTATATGAAGTTTGGACTGGTAGGTGGAAGGGTGGTTTCTTAATTCATGAAGCTCAAGTCAAAGAATTGCCTTATTGA